In the Quercus lobata isolate SW786 chromosome 5, ValleyOak3.0 Primary Assembly, whole genome shotgun sequence genome, one interval contains:
- the LOC115990630 gene encoding pentatricopeptide repeat-containing protein At1g71060, mitochondrial-like — protein sequence MKHKGMLSKETFASISRRYARVRKVKEAVDAFEKIEKFGMKLEVSDYNRLIDTLSKSKNVEKAQEARKYDEALELFREMEAKNCKPTPQSVKTILIRSLTSDFLSTLKDQTFLQNSKPHIETQHGSLLKYCLGFYRLLHDGVGQVFDEINDKDPDSLFSMVLRLKYNALIEALGKIKKFKVLWNLVSDMKHKGLLSKETFALISWRYARARKVREAVDAFEKIEKFGMKLGVPDYNRLIDTLSKSRNVRGSLESYGISNPRELRKQRLYL from the exons ATGAAGCATAAAGGGATGTTGAGTAAAGAGACGTTTGCGTCGATTTCACGGAGATATGCTAGAGTGAGGAAGGTTAAAGAAGCCGTAGATGCTTTTGAGAAGATAGAGAAGTTTGGAATGAAGTTGGAAGTGTCGGATTATAATAGATTGATTGATACTTTGAGCAAATCGAAAAATGTTGAGAAAGCACAAGAG GCAAGGAAGTATGATGAAGCACTTGAGTTATTCCGTGAAATGGAAGCAAAGAATTGTAAGCCAACTCCGCAATCTGTTAAAACTATTCTCATTAGATCACTCACTAGTGATTTTCTCAGCACACTCAAAGATCAAACTTTCCTCCAAAATTCAAAACCTCACATTGAAACTCAACATGGGTCTTTGCTAAAATATTGTCTTGGTTTTTACAGACTATTACATGATGGTGTAGGCCAAGTGTTTGATGAAATAAATGACAAGGACCCAGAT AGTCTGTTCTCGATGGTGCTAAGGTTGAAGTATAATGCTTTGATTGAGGCTTTGGGTAAGATCAAAAAGTTCAAGGTGCTCTGGAATTTAGTTAGTGATATGAAGCATAAAGGGTTGTTGAGTAAAGAGACATTTGCATTGATTTCATGGAGATATGCTAGAGCAAGGAAGGTTAGAGAAGCCGTAGATGCTTTTGAGAAGATAGAGAAGTTTGGAATGAAGTTGGGAGTGCCGGATTATAATAGATTGATTGATACTTTGAGCAAATCAAGAAATGTTAGGGGTTCATTAGAGTCTTATGGAATTAGTAACCCTAGAGAGCTTAGGAAACAAAGACTATACCTGTGA